From Aspergillus fumigatus Af293 chromosome 5, whole genome shotgun sequence, a single genomic window includes:
- a CDS encoding F-box domain protein, with product MGLFTRLRRRSKSHSRAGNAASYEHLRISPDHSVPPVPTLRRDFAKILPPPVLARIFAFVCPHAADSSYATSEESMTEDGCMLCDMRDLAHCAVVCKRWYPAARSVLYSHVRIDAVHYCELEVRLAARRKRRSFFDRNGDPIDAPQARLELFMRSVRNSDELGNMVLSLRMPYMTREANKAGIARTISVCPNLRYVDLPAGLYSDDPTCLALKQELMARCPDIRRMAYRHGSEGSFSQLPGSRLWMNLEILELSRLQIEPNILRFGLGAFPYLRELTLEDLPWLDDSAFRHSQSLPPFPAVQRLTLRDTPKVTASGLAAFFSLPVNRKSLHSLTLSATGVLPSTLYQILASAPCLQGLFFIQEVSRSFPTEQVPPLASTSLSMLHYEITSSNTSYGLPPIAASYYTYLVSSLMLNCLPALRDLYVRDASFPEALLLAPPPRIFGGGENGPQIPAGGLSQPLNVYSKGLDELEWNFTPYEPPQTRGRRESTTRPVSFHDAQLSRSWGGDARKSVLVGNGFGGFLAVPVDEDRPKSSGGWRRQSRQDLWR from the exons ATGGGCTTGTTTACTCGACTTAGACGGCGTTCCAAGAGCCACAGCCGTGCGGGGAATGCGGCCAGCTATGAACATCTCCGCATCTCTCCCGATCATAGTGTTCCCCCAGTTCCCACGTTAAGGCGAGACTTCGCCAAGatccttcctcctccagttCTGGCGCGAATCTTTGCTTTTGTTTGTCCCCATGCAGCGGACAGCAGCTATGCGACTTCGGAGGAGTCCATGACCGAGGACGGCTGCATGCTCTGTGACATGCGCGACCTCGCACACTGTGCTGTGGTATGCAAGCGGTGGTATCCGGCTGCTCGAAGTGTATT GTACTCCCATGTCCGCATCGATGCCGTGCACTACTGCGAACTCGAAGTCCGACTGGCAGCCAGGCGAAAGCGCCGTTCCTTCTTTGACCGCAATGGCGACCCCATCGATGCCCCCCAGGCCCGGTTGGAATTATTCATGCGCTCAGTGCGCAATTCGGATGAGCTGGGAAACATGGTCTTGTCTCTTCGGATGCCGTACATGACGCGTGAAGCAAATAAGGCAGGCATTGCCCGAACGATCTCGGTGTGCCCCAACCTCCGATATGTGGACTTGCCGGCTGGCCTATACAGCGATGACCCGACATGTCTCGCCCTGAAGCAAGAGCTCATGGCCCGTTGTCCCGATATACGTCGCATGGCCTATCGCCACGGCTCCGAAGGAAGCTTTTCGCAGTTGCCTGGGTCCCGTTTGTGGATGAACCTGGAAATCTTGGAGTTATCGCGATTGCAAATTGAGCCCAACATTCTTCGGTTTGGTCTGGGCGCTTTTCCGTATCTGCGTGAATTGACGTTGGAAGACCTTCCTTGGCTTGATGATTCCGCTTTTAGACACTCTCAATCACTGCCTCCATTTCCAGCCGTCCAGCGGCTTACACTTCGAGATACCCCGAAGGTCACGGCAAGCGGGCTTGCCGcgttcttctctcttcctgtGAATCGCAAATCATTGCATTCTCTGACTTTGTCGGCCACCGGAGTGCTTCCTTCCACTCTGTATCAAATTCTAGCTTCTGCGCCATGTCTGCAAGGGCTTTTCTTCATTCAAGAAGTATCCCGATCCTTTCCCACGGAACAGGTCCCACCGTTGGCGTCAACGTCACTCAGCATGCTGCACTATGAGATCACTTCTTCGAACACATCTTATGGCCTACCACCTATTGCAGCCTCATATTATACCTACCTGGTCTCTTCTTTAATGTTGAACTGTCTTCCAGCTTTACGCGACCTGTATGTTCGCGACGCCAGCTTCCCAGAAGCACTGCTACTTGCGCCTCCACCTCGAATCTTCGGAGGGGGTGAGAACGGCCCGCAAATCCCTGCTGGCGGTCTCTCGCAGCCCCTCAATGTGTACAGCAAGGGATTGGACGAATTGGAATGGAactttactccgtacgagCCGCCTCAGACGCGCGGCCGGCGGGAGAGCACAACACGTCCGGTGAGCTTTCATGACGCACAATTGAGTCGATCTTGGGGAGGAGACGCAAGGAAGAGTGTCCTTGTCGGGAATGGATTCGGCGGGTTTCTTGCCGTACCTGTCGATGAAGATCGCCCGAAGAGTAGTGGAGGCTGGAGACGTCAAAGTCGGCAAGACTTATGGCGGTGA
- the aglB gene encoding glycoside hydrolase family 27 protein has translation MTTFFSLTTAAAVLTLARGSNALVRPGNVGKLPALGWNTWNAFGCDIDATKIMTAANEVVNLGLKDLGYEYINIDDCWSVKSGRDASTQRIIPDPDKFPDGISGVADQIHDLGLKIGIYSSAGLTTCAGYPASLGYEDIDAQTFAEWGIDYLKYDNCGVPSNWTDTYTYCVPDPGSKATNGTCPDNKNPAPAGYDWRTSLTAERYRRMRDALVSVDRTILYSLCEWGQANVNDWGNETGNSWRTTGDITPSWPRIAAIANENSFLMNHVDFWGYPDPDMLEVGNGNLTLAENRAHFALWAAMKSPLIIGTALDSISQDHLAILSNKILLKFHQDPVIGRPAQPYKWGYNPDWTFDPAHPAEYWSGASSVLGGTLVLMLNSEDTTQRRTAVWKEVPELKDVLGRQGKRRIGFRVTDVWTGKDLGCVRDHYSVELESHDVAALVVGRAC, from the exons ATGACGACGTTTTTCTCTCTGACCACTGCAGCTGCAGTGTTAACCCTCGCCCGAGGGAGCAATGCGCTCGTCAGACCGGGCAATGTG GGAAAACTACCCGCTCTAGGCTGGAACACGTGGAATGCGTTCGGCTGCGACATTGATGCGACCAAGATCATGACTGCCGCGAACGAGGTCGTCAATCTGGGTCTGAAGGATCTAGGATATGAGTATATCAATA TCGATGATTGCTGGTCTGTCAAAAGCGGACGAGACGCGAGCACGCAGCGAATCATCCCGGACCCTGACAAGTTCCCTGATGGTATCTCTGGCGTAGCGGACCAGATACATGATCTGGGGCTGAAAATTGGAATCTATAGCA GTGCCGGGCTCACGACCTGCGCCGGGTACCCTGCCAGTCTGGGATACGAAGACATCGATGCTCAGACGTTCGCGGAATGGGGCATAGATT ACCTGAAGTACGACAACTGCGGCGTCCCCTCAAACTGGACAGACACGTACACATACTGCGTCCCCGACCCGGGCAGTAAAGCCACAAACGGGACCTGTCCCGATAACAAGAATCCCGCGCCGGCGGGTTATGACTGGCGCACGTCGTTGACAGCGGAGCGGTACAGGCGGATGCGCGATGCGTTGGTCAGCGTCGACCGCACAATCCTGTACTCGCTATGTGAATGGGGCCAAGCGAATGTGAACGACTGGGGCAACGAGACAGGCAATTCCTGGCGAACGACTGGGGATATCACGC CATCCTGGCCTCGTatcgccgccatcgccaATGAAAACTCCTTCCTGATGAACCATGTTGATTTCTGGGGTTATCCGGACCCGGACATGCTGGAGGTCGGCAACGGCAATCTCACACTAGCAGAGAACCGAGCGCACTTTGCGCTCTGGGCGGCAATGAAGTCGCCCTTGATCATTGGGACTGCT CTCGACTCCATTAGCCAGGACCACCTCGCTATCCTCTCTAACAAGATTCTCCTAAAGTTCCACCAGGACCCGGTGATCGGCCGTCCTGCGCAGCCATACAAATGGGGGTACAATCCTGACTGGACGTTTGACCCCGCTCATCCCGCAGAGTACTGGTCCGGCGCATCGTCAGTGCTGGGTGGCAcgctggtgctgatgctgaaTTCGGAAGATACGACGCAGAGGCGAACGGCTGTGTGGAAGGAGGTCCCTGAGCTGAAAGATGTGCTCGGTAGACAGGGAAAACGGCGCATTGGATTTCGTGTGACGGATGTGTGGACCGGGAAGGATCTGGGTTGCGTGAGAGATCATTACAGTGTGGAATTAGAGAGTCATGATGTGGCCGCGTTAGTTGTTGGGAGAGCGTGCTAG